The Argiope bruennichi chromosome 9, qqArgBrue1.1, whole genome shotgun sequence genome contains a region encoding:
- the LOC129983865 gene encoding dual specificity mitogen-activated protein kinase kinase 4-like, with translation MAEHNHSHRHDISRNQEKRERLKLSFNSACSRKSSSLSNFSGCHPPPIERGWVTHSIQTSGKLKISPEVTYDFTADDLQDLGEIGRGAFGTVNKMIHKKSGTIMAVKRIRSTVDEKEQKQLLMDLEVVMKSNDCIYIVQFFGAIFKEGDCWICMELMDTSLDKFYKIVHERLNQRIPESFLGKVTTATLKALNYLKEKLNIIHRDVKPSNILLDRRGNIKLCDFGISGQLVDSIAKTRDAGCRPYMAPERIDPGRARGYDVRSDVWSLGITLIEVSTGRFPYPKWNSVFEQLTQVVQGDPPQISPNENGNTFSLEFVNFVNTCLIKEEQHRPKYKKLLEHPFILRSERETVNLTEYIGRVLDKGSMSS, from the exons AAAAAAGAGAACGTTTGAAACTAAGCTTTAATAGTGCTTGCAGCAGGAAGAGTTCTAGTCTTTCCAACTTTTCTGGTTGCCATCCACCTCCTat AGAAAGAGGCTGGGTTACACATAGCATTCAAACCTCTGGCAAGCTAAAAATATCACCAGAAGTT ACATATGACTTCACAGCTGATGATTTACAAGACTTGGGAGAAATCGGAAGAGGAGCTTTTGGTACcgtaaataaaatgattcataagAAAAGTGGTACAATTATGGCTGTAAAA aggatTAGGTCTACCGTTGATGAAAAAGAGCAAAAACAGCTTTTAATGGATTTAGAAGTTGTGATGAAAAGTAATGATTGTATATATATAGTACAGTTTTTTGGTGCAATATTTAAGGAA GGTGATTGTTGGATATGTATGGAACTAATGGATACatctttagataaattttataaaatagtacaTGAAAGGCTCAATCAAAGAATACCTGAAAGCTTTCTTGGGAAAGTAACAACAGCT acactAAAGGCTTTGAATTATCTCAAAGAAAAACTTAACATTATTCACAgag aTGTCAAACCAAGTAATATCTTACTTGATCGTAGAGGAAATATCAAATTATGTGATTTTGGTATAAGTGGTCAGTTAGTAGATTCCATAGCAAAAACTAGAGATGCTGGGTGTCGTCCATATATGGCa cCTGAAAGGATTGATCCAGGCAGAGCCAGAGGATATGATGTGAGGTCTGATGTATGGAGTTTAGGAATAACATTG ATTGAAGTATCTACCGGAAGGTTTCCTTATCCTAAGTGGAACAGTGTTTTTGAACAGCTCACACAAGTTGTTCAAGGCGATCCTCCACAAATCAGTccaaatgaaaatggaaatactTTCTCattagaatttgtaaattttgtcaATACTTG CTTAATCAAAGAAGAGCAACATCGACCGAAGTATAAGAAACTTTTG gAACACCCATTCATTCTTCGGTCAGAAAGAGAAACTGTGAATCTCACAGAATATATAGGTAGAGTCCTTGATAAAGGTAGCATGAGCAGCTAG